A stretch of the Aegilops tauschii subsp. strangulata cultivar AL8/78 chromosome 4, Aet v6.0, whole genome shotgun sequence genome encodes the following:
- the LOC109785078 gene encoding uncharacterized protein — protein sequence MTLVDYIDLDYDEYYVKLDVIDLTTDEDTSKGSTRYCKNHDSASKGCMVQGCTNVAHGGTPLCICHGSRMHKKRGCAVSGCTKGACSGSQGRTDRCVKHGGGKRCKYDGCGKGAQGNTDFCIAHGGGRRCKFQGCGKSAQGRTDYCIKHGGGRRCMVLGCNMSAAYGTDFCSMHRTSLLSGYNSAHEMLPAPAPECRAKEAEPSKRRNSHSVTGGERAQKRQNTDEYVNNIRSFSDVEMVEEKGRVLICQNNTLKAQQTAQEMKSESDLAA from the exons ATGACATTAGTGGATTATATTGACTTGGACTATGATGAGTATTATGTCAAATTAGATGTTATTGATTTGACCACTGATGAAGATACATCCAAGGGAAGTACAAGGTATTGCAAGAACCACGACAGTGCTTCAAAGGGCTGCATGGTTCAAGGTTGTACAAATGTTGCACATGGAGGCACACCTCTATGCATTTGCCATGGTTCAAGGATGCACAAAAAGAGGGGCTGTGCTGTCAGTGGATGCACCAAGGGAGCGTGTAGTGGCAGTCAAGGCCGCACAGACCGTTGTGTGAAGCACGGTGGCGGCAAGAGATGTAAATATGATGGTTGTGGGAAGGGTGCTCAAGGGAACACGGATTTTTGCATTGCGCATGGTGGGGGAAGGCGTTGCAAGTTTCAAGGATGCGGGAAAAGTGCACAAGGGCGAACTGATTATTGTATCAAACATGGTGGCGGCCGACGCTGCATGGTTCTAGGATGTAACATGAGTGCAGCATATGGGACTGATTTCTGCTCTATGCATAGAACAAGTTTGCTGAGTGGCTATAATTCTGCCCATGAAATGCTGCCAGCACCAGCGCCTGAATGTCGGGCCAAGGAGGCAGAACCATCCAAAAGAAGAAACTCACACTCAGTGACTGGAGGGGAAAGGGCTCAAAAAAGGCAGAACACCGATGAATATGTTAACAACATTAGAAGCTTCAGTGATGTTGAG ATGGTAGAGGAAAAGGGCAGAGTTTTGATTTGTCAGAATAATACGCTGAAGGCACA GCAAACAGCTCAGGAGATGAAATCCGAGAGTGACCTCGCAGCATGA